The Streptomyces sp. NBC_01268 genome window below encodes:
- a CDS encoding DUF3995 domain-containing protein, translating into MAIRISTDDAGRRAPRPALLPRPGAWPGIAAAVWGLLFAVPSLVWAAGSSLGARTTVAPSLVELAEDRVAWFVAVLWLTGLLKILGAVIGIGLTRRRGRWTGRLLALCGAGAGVLLVWHGAVFVVHGVLVETGARPVAPDLAGLTRWYLCLWGPWFVAGGLAFAVATLRYVRRLDADAGARRLAAVGALGAALLSLVSTVTGIG; encoded by the coding sequence ATGGCGATCAGGATCTCGACGGACGACGCGGGGCGCCGCGCTCCGCGCCCGGCACTCCTCCCTCGGCCGGGCGCGTGGCCGGGGATCGCCGCCGCGGTGTGGGGGCTCCTGTTCGCCGTGCCCAGTCTCGTGTGGGCGGCGGGGTCCTCGCTCGGCGCGCGGACGACCGTGGCACCGTCCCTGGTGGAGCTGGCCGAGGACCGGGTGGCGTGGTTCGTGGCCGTGTTGTGGCTGACCGGTCTCCTGAAGATCCTCGGCGCCGTCATCGGCATCGGCCTGACCCGGCGGCGCGGCCGGTGGACCGGCCGTCTCCTGGCGCTCTGCGGCGCCGGTGCGGGGGTGCTGCTCGTCTGGCACGGCGCCGTCTTCGTCGTCCACGGGGTGCTGGTCGAGACCGGCGCCCGCCCCGTCGCGCCCGACCTGGCCGGGCTGACCCGCTGGTACCTCTGCCTGTGGGGCCCGTGGTTCGTCGCCGGTGGGCTGGCCTTCGCCGTCGCCACCCTGCGGTACGTCCGCCGCCTGGACGCGGACGCCGGGGCCCGCCGCCTCGCTGCCGTGGGGGCGCTGGGCGCGGCGCTCCTGTCCCTGGTGTCGACGGTCACGGGGATCGGCTGA
- a CDS encoding dihydrofolate reductase family protein, with product MRTLISTAFISLDGVVEAPGGEPGYRNSGWTFKHSEFLPEAFEIKDREQKEASAMLLGRTSYEAFSGVWPDMAEFADYKVMPKYVVSTTLTEDELVSNWGETTILRTLDEVAALKETEGGPIIVHGSASLNQALSDAGLIDRYHLLVFPLLLGAGKRLFSTTDKDVQKLKLVEHEAYANGLQKQVFDVVR from the coding sequence ATGCGCACTCTCATCAGCACCGCCTTCATCTCCCTCGACGGCGTCGTGGAGGCCCCCGGGGGCGAGCCCGGGTACCGGAACTCGGGCTGGACGTTCAAGCACTCGGAGTTCCTGCCCGAGGCGTTCGAGATCAAGGACCGGGAGCAGAAGGAGGCCTCGGCGATGCTGCTGGGGCGGACCAGCTACGAGGCGTTCAGCGGCGTGTGGCCGGACATGGCGGAGTTCGCCGACTACAAGGTGATGCCGAAGTACGTCGTGTCGACGACGCTCACCGAGGACGAGCTGGTGTCGAACTGGGGCGAGACGACGATCCTGCGCACCCTCGACGAGGTCGCCGCGCTGAAGGAGACCGAGGGCGGCCCGATCATCGTCCACGGCAGCGCCTCCCTGAACCAGGCCCTGTCGGACGCCGGCCTGATCGACCGCTACCACCTCCTGGTCTTCCCGCTGCTGCTCGGCGCGGGCAAGCGCCTGTTCAGCACCACGGACAAGGACGTGCAGAAGCTGAAGCTGGTCGAGCACGAGGCGTACGCGAACGGGCTGCAGAAGCAGGTCTTCGACGTCGTGCGCTGA
- a CDS encoding DUF397 domain-containing protein has product MASNALDLTAAVWRKSSHSNGDGGDCLEVAESFAVWRKSSYSNGDGGECVEVRDDTPGLVPVRDSKRPDGPVLVVPAAAWTPFVASIK; this is encoded by the coding sequence ATGGCCAGCAACGCCCTTGATCTGACCGCCGCCGTCTGGCGCAAGAGCAGCCACAGCAACGGGGACGGCGGCGACTGCCTCGAAGTGGCCGAGAGCTTCGCCGTCTGGCGTAAGAGCAGCTACAGCAACGGGGACGGCGGCGAGTGTGTCGAAGTCCGCGACGACACCCCCGGCCTCGTCCCCGTCCGCGACTCCAAGCGCCCCGACGGGCCCGTCCTCGTCGTCCCGGCCGCCGCCTGGACGCCCTTCGTCGCGTCGATCAAATAA
- a CDS encoding helix-turn-helix domain-containing protein gives MAARKEIDGSASVPQFYGKELRFKREEAGLTLEGLVEGSFFGVTYLSEIEHGKRRMPRDLAQHVDRVLRTDGFFARRCEDVRKAKQGAHAAYFAAIAEAEKRALVIEEWCNVLIPGLLQTATYAKAVIRSTHPLHTPDEVQAKIDARLKRAMLFEEPKKPEYWVILHESLVRNPTIPAVDMAEQLDHIATLVRQGRVVLQILPWNAPTRPFMALPFKFMEFDDEPPLMYTEGPYHGQTVDDPALVKQYRKAYDQLRAAASPPEVSLALIEEAAEDYRHGQQRP, from the coding sequence GTGGCTGCGCGCAAGGAGATCGACGGCTCGGCGAGCGTCCCGCAGTTCTACGGGAAAGAGCTCCGCTTCAAGAGGGAGGAGGCGGGCCTGACGCTGGAGGGCTTGGTCGAGGGCAGTTTCTTCGGAGTGACCTACCTGAGCGAGATCGAGCACGGCAAGCGCCGCATGCCGCGCGACCTGGCCCAGCACGTGGACCGGGTGCTCCGGACGGACGGGTTCTTCGCGCGGCGGTGCGAGGACGTACGCAAGGCGAAGCAGGGAGCGCATGCGGCCTACTTCGCGGCGATCGCTGAGGCGGAGAAGCGGGCGCTGGTGATCGAGGAGTGGTGCAACGTCCTCATCCCTGGCCTGCTCCAGACCGCCACGTACGCGAAGGCCGTCATCCGCTCGACGCATCCGCTGCACACCCCGGACGAGGTGCAGGCCAAGATCGACGCCCGACTCAAGCGGGCAATGCTCTTCGAGGAGCCGAAGAAGCCCGAGTACTGGGTCATCCTCCACGAGTCACTGGTGCGCAACCCCACGATCCCGGCTGTGGACATGGCCGAGCAGCTCGACCACATCGCCACCCTCGTACGGCAGGGTCGTGTCGTTCTCCAGATCCTGCCGTGGAACGCACCCACCCGACCGTTCATGGCCCTGCCGTTCAAGTTCATGGAGTTCGACGACGAGCCTCCGCTCATGTACACGGAGGGGCCGTACCACGGTCAGACAGTCGACGATCCGGCCCTCGTGAAGCAGTACCGCAAGGCATACGATCAGTTGAGGGCCGCCGCCTCGCCGCCGGAGGTGTCCCTCGCCCTGATCGAAGAAGCGGCTGAGGACTACCGACATGGCCAGCAACGCCCTTGA
- a CDS encoding ATP-binding protein, with amino-acid sequence MTLPFAVELIAVPEAVPEVRRIVEGDDLRLCVSELLTNVIVHVGEGTPVTVRVEATREGRTRLAVTDPDPRVWPVLREAVDGAESGRGLGIVEAVALRWGVEQGPYGKTVWCELSGTGPRAGLGPPERPPRRRPVGG; translated from the coding sequence GTGACGCTGCCGTTCGCGGTCGAGCTGATCGCGGTCCCGGAGGCGGTGCCGGAGGTGCGCCGGATAGTGGAGGGGGACGATCTGCGGCTCTGCGTGAGCGAGTTGCTGACGAACGTCATCGTGCACGTGGGGGAGGGGACTCCGGTCACCGTGCGGGTGGAGGCGACGCGGGAGGGGCGGACGCGGCTCGCGGTGACGGATCCGGATCCGCGGGTGTGGCCCGTCCTGCGGGAGGCCGTCGACGGGGCCGAGTCGGGGCGGGGGCTCGGGATCGTGGAGGCGGTGGCGCTGCGCTGGGGCGTGGAGCAGGGGCCGTACGGGAAGACGGTGTGGTGCGAGCTGTCCGGTACGGGCCCGAGGGCGGGGCTGGGGCCCCCGGAGCGGCCCCCACGCCGGCGTCCGGTCGGCGGGTGA
- a CDS encoding DUF4097 family beta strand repeat-containing protein codes for MQNFATTAPITAVLDIPAGRVQLIAADRQDATVDVRPANPTKGRDVKAAERVQVAFTDGVLRIQAPEPENKLFGNSGAVEVTVQLPAGSRVEAKAAAGELRGVGRLGDVVFEAAQGQAKLDEAASARISVQDGGITVGRLNGPAEIRTMRGDIKVTGAVRGAVELRTEKGDIEVTAARGASATLDAGTGYGRVSNALANTAGTDAELRIRATTAYGDITARSI; via the coding sequence ATGCAGAACTTCGCCACCACCGCCCCGATCACCGCCGTCCTCGACATCCCCGCCGGCCGCGTCCAGCTGATCGCCGCCGACCGCCAGGACGCCACCGTCGACGTCCGCCCCGCGAACCCCACCAAGGGCCGCGACGTGAAGGCCGCCGAGCGCGTCCAGGTCGCCTTCACCGACGGCGTCCTGCGGATCCAGGCCCCCGAGCCGGAGAACAAGCTCTTCGGCAACTCCGGCGCCGTCGAGGTGACCGTCCAGCTGCCGGCCGGCTCCCGCGTGGAGGCCAAGGCCGCCGCCGGTGAGCTGCGGGGCGTCGGACGCCTCGGCGACGTCGTCTTCGAGGCCGCCCAGGGCCAGGCCAAGCTGGACGAGGCCGCGAGCGCCCGCATCAGCGTCCAGGACGGCGGCATCACGGTCGGCCGCCTCAACGGGCCCGCCGAGATCCGCACCATGCGCGGCGACATCAAGGTCACCGGCGCCGTGCGCGGCGCCGTCGAACTCCGCACCGAGAAGGGCGACATCGAGGTCACCGCCGCCCGCGGCGCCTCCGCCACCCTCGACGCCGGCACCGGCTACGGCCGCGTCAGCAACGCCCTCGCCAACACCGCGGGCACCGACGCCGAGCTGCGGATCCGCGCCACCACCGCGTACGGCGACATCACGGCCCGCAGCATCTGA
- a CDS encoding HEAT repeat domain-containing protein: MLIGEVARRSGVSARMLRHYESLGLVRPTGRSGSGYREYSDENIRRVFHIESLRSLGLSLRDVGRALDDPGFAPAGLVDDLVRRTRERIAAETELLTRLRRIGAAEPAGWEEVLRITALLQALTSKSPETRQSAALSSVSAADEAPVPVEALAEAVLGEPDPIVAGALHWALARAGEAAAPLLAEGLDAPRATVRKRAVRALAELPDAGATALLRDALAHPDPVVRAYAALALGARGVPEAVPTLVDMVVEERNDADAADALSALASDPAHADRADRIAAALVARLSHATTAPPARRRLTQALADIPGAAASGALAELSRDEDRAVALTATYVLGLREGR; this comes from the coding sequence GTGCTGATCGGCGAGGTCGCGCGGCGGTCCGGGGTCAGCGCCCGGATGCTCCGGCACTACGAGTCGCTGGGCCTGGTCCGCCCGACCGGACGCAGCGGCTCCGGGTACCGCGAGTACTCCGACGAGAACATCCGGCGCGTCTTCCACATCGAGAGCCTGCGCTCGCTCGGCCTCTCGCTGCGCGATGTCGGGCGCGCGCTCGACGACCCCGGCTTCGCGCCCGCCGGGCTCGTCGACGACCTCGTGCGCCGGACCCGCGAGCGCATCGCGGCGGAGACCGAACTGCTGACGCGGCTGCGCCGGATCGGCGCGGCGGAACCGGCCGGGTGGGAGGAGGTCCTGCGGATCACCGCCCTCCTCCAGGCGCTGACCTCGAAGAGCCCGGAGACCCGCCAGAGCGCGGCCCTGTCGTCGGTGTCCGCCGCCGACGAGGCCCCCGTACCGGTGGAGGCCCTGGCCGAGGCCGTCCTGGGCGAGCCCGACCCGATCGTGGCCGGCGCCCTCCACTGGGCCCTGGCCCGGGCCGGCGAGGCGGCGGCACCCCTGCTCGCGGAGGGCCTCGACGCTCCCCGGGCCACCGTACGGAAGCGGGCCGTCCGCGCCCTGGCCGAGCTCCCGGACGCCGGGGCGACCGCCCTGCTCCGGGACGCCCTCGCCCACCCGGACCCGGTGGTCCGGGCGTACGCGGCCCTGGCGCTCGGCGCGCGGGGAGTGCCGGAGGCGGTCCCGACCCTCGTCGACATGGTGGTCGAGGAGCGCAACGACGCCGACGCGGCCGACGCGCTCAGCGCCCTGGCGTCCGACCCCGCCCACGCGGACCGCGCGGACCGGATCGCCGCCGCCCTGGTCGCCCGCCTCTCCCACGCCACGACCGCTCCACCCGCGCGCCGACGCCTCACCCAGGCGCTCGCGGACATCCCGGGCGCCGCGGCCTCCGGCGCCCTCGCCGAGCTGTCACGGGACGAGGACCGGGCGGTCGCACTGACGGCGACGTACGTCCTGGGGCTGCGCGAGGGCCGCTAG
- a CDS encoding HEAT repeat domain-containing protein yields MTTTRTLHGLAHDDPSVRLRTALTVGTTPDPADVGTLVGRCAIEPDFSVREMLTWALTRHAAAATVPALVAEVRSDRAQARSQALHTLSKIGDRRAWPAITPALLSDPDDEVARSAWRAAVVLVPEGEEPALAVGLATQLGRGRRETRLSLSRALIALGEAMLPALGTAATHPDPEVRAHALATEALWRDPEAGFEFAIEEAKRVVALGGEGQGGR; encoded by the coding sequence ATGACCACGACACGCACCCTGCACGGGCTGGCGCACGACGACCCGTCGGTCCGGCTCCGCACGGCCCTGACCGTCGGCACGACCCCGGACCCGGCCGACGTCGGCACCCTCGTCGGCCGCTGCGCCATCGAGCCCGACTTCTCCGTGCGCGAGATGCTGACCTGGGCACTCACCCGCCACGCGGCCGCGGCGACGGTCCCGGCACTGGTCGCCGAGGTGCGCTCGGACCGTGCCCAGGCCCGCAGCCAGGCCCTGCACACCCTCTCCAAGATCGGCGACCGGCGGGCCTGGCCGGCGATCACCCCGGCCCTCCTCTCCGACCCCGACGACGAGGTCGCCCGCAGCGCCTGGCGGGCGGCGGTCGTCCTCGTACCGGAAGGTGAGGAACCCGCGCTGGCCGTAGGGTTGGCGACGCAGCTCGGGCGCGGGCGGCGCGAGACGCGCCTGAGCCTCAGCCGGGCCCTGATCGCACTCGGGGAGGCCATGCTGCCGGCGCTGGGCACCGCGGCGACGCACCCCGACCCGGAGGTGCGGGCACACGCGCTCGCCACGGAGGCCCTGTGGCGGGACCCGGAGGCCGGGTTCGAGTTCGCGATCGAGGAGGCGAAGCGCGTCGTGGCCCTCGGCGGGGAGGGCCAGGGAGGACGGTAG
- a CDS encoding PIG-L deacetylase family protein: MEDFETTDPTVRSAPESLLVVAAHPDDIEFCVSGTVMQWIERGTRVTYCIVTDGGAGGYDEALPRQAMADLRRAEQVHSAKLSGVADVRFLGYPDSFVEASVDLRRDLCRVIREVRPQRAIIPSPEINWARVADLHPDHRAVGDACLRAIYPEARNPFAHPQLLKEEGLEPWTVHELWLMTGPTPNQYVDVTPVFDRKVEALRIHTSQTAHFDDLSGLLRDWLSEHATAGGLPAGRMAEAFQIVHID, translated from the coding sequence ATGGAGGACTTCGAGACGACCGACCCGACCGTCCGCAGCGCACCGGAATCCCTGCTGGTGGTGGCGGCGCACCCGGACGACATCGAGTTCTGCGTCAGCGGCACGGTGATGCAGTGGATCGAACGCGGCACCCGCGTCACCTACTGCATCGTCACCGACGGCGGCGCGGGCGGTTACGACGAGGCGCTCCCCCGCCAGGCCATGGCGGACCTGCGCCGCGCCGAGCAGGTCCACTCGGCGAAACTCAGCGGCGTCGCAGACGTCCGTTTCCTCGGCTACCCCGACAGTTTCGTCGAGGCCTCCGTCGACCTGCGCCGCGACCTGTGCCGGGTCATCCGCGAGGTGCGCCCGCAGCGCGCGATCATCCCGTCGCCCGAGATCAACTGGGCCCGCGTGGCCGACCTCCACCCCGACCACCGCGCCGTCGGCGACGCCTGTCTGCGCGCGATCTACCCCGAGGCCCGCAACCCCTTCGCCCACCCCCAACTCCTCAAGGAGGAGGGTCTGGAGCCGTGGACGGTCCACGAGCTCTGGCTGATGACGGGCCCGACCCCGAACCAGTACGTGGACGTCACCCCCGTCTTCGACCGCAAGGTCGAGGCCCTGCGCATCCACACCTCCCAGACCGCCCACTTCGACGACCTGTCCGGGCTGCTGCGCGACTGGCTCAGCGAGCACGCGACGGCGGGCGGGCTGCCGGCGGGACGGATGGCGGAGGCCTTCCAGATAGTCCACATCGACTAG
- the asnB gene encoding asparagine synthase (glutamine-hydrolyzing): protein MCRILGTIAAGAARPDPAELAAVSGRQRHGGPDEHQILSGPGWSLGCDRLAVTDPCGGRQPYRLPHLPGILAVLNGEIYNHTELRRRLAARGHRFPDRCDGTLLPALYAEYGPAFAEHLDGMFAVAILDLRPGSAQLVLAVDDMGMKPVHLHHDPYDGSTRFASEIPALLAFEGVRIAPREDALDTVLATRTSFSARTALEGIEVLPPGATALVRPGCAPVVRRRPAHAARPLGDTQDVLRHEVRRLATADVPVCAVTSGGLDSGLITALAAEHARETDAPPLHTFHLTYRGKWPDSEAAYARSVARRARTVHHEVVVDPDEIPSLLTRTVRHLGQPNADPIALSTYALFRAVRENGFTVALTGDGADELFGGYDRMRAALTAPPGIDWAGAYADALSAAPRLLREHLYTSSYAAYIADHGSAADRIEQELRSADAAGGDRVTALSAFETRWRLPAYHLRRVDHLSMAWAVEARMPFCQPGVVTHARALPAAARHGKPALYEAGAELLPAAVLNRPKQPFTLPVAAMLSPGGPLLDTVRELLSPARLVLGGKIRADRVQRLLNRHLERPNQRVAMALWGLAVHELWTEVVQGMRIPVGCAA, encoded by the coding sequence ATGTGCAGGATTCTCGGCACCATCGCCGCGGGTGCGGCGCGACCCGACCCCGCCGAGCTCGCGGCGGTCTCGGGCCGGCAGCGGCACGGCGGCCCCGACGAGCACCAGATCCTCAGCGGCCCCGGCTGGTCGCTCGGCTGCGACCGGCTCGCCGTCACCGACCCCTGCGGCGGACGGCAGCCCTACCGACTGCCCCACCTGCCCGGGATCCTCGCCGTGCTCAACGGCGAGATCTACAACCACACCGAGCTGCGCCGCCGCCTCGCCGCGCGCGGCCACCGCTTCCCCGACCGCTGCGACGGCACGCTGCTGCCCGCGCTGTACGCCGAGTACGGGCCCGCCTTCGCCGAGCACCTCGACGGCATGTTCGCCGTCGCGATCCTCGACCTGCGCCCCGGCAGCGCCCAACTCGTCCTCGCCGTCGACGACATGGGCATGAAGCCCGTCCACCTCCACCACGACCCGTACGACGGCTCCACCCGCTTCGCCTCCGAGATCCCCGCACTGCTCGCCTTCGAGGGCGTGCGGATCGCCCCGCGCGAGGACGCCCTCGACACCGTCCTCGCCACCCGCACCTCCTTCTCCGCGCGCACCGCCCTCGAAGGCATCGAGGTCCTGCCGCCCGGCGCGACGGCGCTCGTCCGGCCCGGCTGCGCCCCCGTCGTACGGCGGCGCCCCGCGCACGCCGCGCGGCCGCTCGGCGACACCCAGGACGTGCTGCGGCACGAGGTGCGCCGGCTCGCCACCGCCGACGTGCCCGTCTGCGCGGTCACCAGCGGCGGGCTCGACTCCGGGCTGATCACCGCGCTCGCCGCCGAGCACGCCCGCGAGACGGACGCGCCGCCGCTGCACACCTTCCACCTCACCTACCGCGGCAAGTGGCCCGACTCCGAGGCGGCGTACGCGCGTTCCGTCGCGCGGCGGGCCCGGACCGTGCACCACGAGGTCGTCGTCGACCCCGACGAGATCCCCTCGCTGCTCACCCGTACCGTGCGGCACCTCGGGCAGCCCAACGCCGATCCGATCGCGCTCTCCACGTACGCGCTCTTCCGCGCCGTCCGCGAGAACGGCTTCACCGTCGCGCTCACCGGCGACGGGGCCGACGAGCTCTTCGGCGGGTACGACCGGATGCGGGCCGCGCTCACGGCGCCGCCCGGCATCGACTGGGCCGGCGCGTACGCCGACGCGCTCTCCGCCGCGCCCCGGCTGCTGCGGGAGCACCTGTACACGTCCTCGTACGCCGCGTACATCGCCGACCACGGTTCGGCGGCCGACCGCATCGAGCAGGAACTGCGTTCGGCCGACGCGGCCGGGGGCGACCGGGTGACCGCGCTCAGCGCCTTCGAGACGCGGTGGCGGCTGCCCGCGTACCACCTGCGGCGGGTGGACCACCTGTCGATGGCGTGGGCCGTGGAGGCGCGCATGCCGTTCTGCCAGCCCGGGGTGGTCACGCACGCCCGTGCGCTGCCGGCCGCGGCGCGGCACGGGAAGCCGGCGCTGTACGAGGCGGGGGCGGAGCTCCTTCCCGCGGCGGTCCTCAACCGGCCCAAGCAGCCCTTCACGCTGCCGGTGGCGGCGATGCTCTCCCCCGGCGGGCCCTTGCTGGACACCGTCCGCGAACTCCTCTCCCCGGCCCGCCTGGTGCTCGGCGGCAAGATCCGCGCCGACCGCGTCCAGAGGCTCCTCAACCGCCACCTGGAGCGTCCCAACCAGCGCGTGGCGATGGCGCTCTGGGGTCTGGCGGTCCACGAGCTGTGGACGGAAGTCGTCCAGGGCATGCGCATCCCGGTGGGCTGTGCGGCCTGA